From a single Eleginops maclovinus isolate JMC-PN-2008 ecotype Puerto Natales chromosome 20, JC_Emac_rtc_rv5, whole genome shotgun sequence genomic region:
- the LOC134882867 gene encoding leucine-rich repeat-containing protein 3-like, with protein sequence MDIKLQKKLLYRSSWRVCLIGTWSVLGGYGEAMCTSWGEERCTSISGGRRGKGVVLHSWLFVLLLFSALLGQASPQCPDSCHCAWDTATVHCSDTGLREIPEGIPPETVYLHLERNYIRSIPETAFSDLVHLRDLYLSHNRIDSLASGALRHLGSELRLLDLSHNQLKQASREEFGSTRAKMRLYHNPWHCDCTLQELMENLNLEPETVNGIMCESSVRGVGEGSRWEDPGSQGEHAGQSLVKLLDSGVNFCSLQRKTTDVAMLVTMFVWFFMVIVYVVYYVRQNQAEARRHLEYLKSLPSPRKTPTETDTLSTGF encoded by the coding sequence ATCCTCCTGGCGCGTGTGTTTGATCGGGACCTGGAGTGTGTTGGGGGGCTATGGTGAGGCGATGTGCACAAGCTGGGGTGAGGAGAGATGTACCAGCatcagtggaggaagaagaggtaAAGGAGTGGTTCTTCATTCATGGCTGTTCGTCTTGCTCCTGTTCTCGGCTCTCTTGGGCCAAGCTTCCCCCCAGTGTCCGGACAGCTGCCACTGCGCCTGGGACACGGCCACGGTTCATTGCTCAGACACCGGGCTGCGGGAGATCCCAGAGGGGATCCCACCGGAAACTGTCTACCTCCACCTGGAACGCAACTACATCCGGAGCATCCCAGAGACTGCCTTCAGCGACCTGGTCCATCTGCGGGATCTGTACCTGTCCCACAATCGCATCGACTCGCTGGCATCAGGGGCCCTGCGGCACCTGGGCTCCGAGCTGCGCCTGCTGGACCTCTCACACAACCAGCTGAAGCAGGCCAGCAGGGAGGAGTTTGGCTCCACCCGTGCAAAGATGCGCCTCTACCACAACCCCTGGCACTGTGACTGCACCCTCCAGGAGCTGATGGAGAACCTGAACCTGGAGCCCGAGACGGTGAATGGGATAATGTGTGAAAGCTCTGTGCGGGGGGTGGGTGAGGGCAGCAGGTGGGAGGACCCGGGGTCCCAGGGCGAGCATGCAGGTCAATCCCTGGTCAAGCTGTTGGACTCTGGGGTGAAtttctgcagtctgcagaggaAAACCACTGATGTAGCCATGCTGGTGACAATGTTTGTTTGGTTCTTCATGGTCATCGTGTATGTAGTGTACTATGTGAGGCAGAACCAAGCTGAGGCCCGAAGACATTTAGAGTACCTGAAGAGTTTGCCCAGCCCACGCAAGACCcccacagagacagacactctTAGCACTGGTTTCTGA